Proteins from one Amycolatopsis benzoatilytica AK 16/65 genomic window:
- a CDS encoding inositol monophosphatase family protein translates to MAGVGVDEATLNDLKNTAEQVGVEAAHLVRSAWMRMQSGGSVAVDTKSAETDVVTAVDRESEELVRTRLGRLRPGEPVLGEEGGGELGGGVTWVVDPIDGTVNFLYGLPDFAVSIAAQIDGVSVAGAVVEPVSGRRWTAVRGGGAWLDGRQLTVSAPERLELSLLGIGFSYSQERRVRQGALAARMVSRVRDVRRRGSASLDLCAVAAGWLDGFFEHGLHRWDWAAAALVAQEAGATVLLPGDAADLGEDATFAAAPSVAADLRAALAASGAAEV, encoded by the coding sequence ATGGCGGGCGTGGGAGTTGACGAGGCGACGCTGAACGACCTGAAGAACACCGCTGAGCAGGTCGGAGTCGAGGCCGCGCACCTGGTGCGCTCGGCGTGGATGCGGATGCAGTCCGGCGGCTCGGTCGCGGTGGACACGAAGTCGGCGGAGACCGACGTCGTCACCGCGGTGGACCGCGAGTCCGAGGAGCTCGTGCGCACCCGTCTGGGGCGGCTGAGGCCCGGCGAACCGGTGCTGGGAGAGGAGGGCGGCGGCGAACTCGGCGGCGGCGTCACCTGGGTCGTCGACCCGATCGACGGCACGGTGAACTTCCTCTACGGGCTCCCGGACTTCGCCGTCTCGATCGCCGCGCAGATCGACGGGGTGTCGGTCGCCGGCGCGGTCGTGGAACCGGTCAGCGGCCGCCGCTGGACCGCGGTCCGCGGCGGCGGCGCGTGGCTCGACGGGCGGCAGCTGACGGTGTCCGCACCGGAACGGCTGGAGCTGTCCCTGCTCGGCATCGGGTTCTCGTACTCGCAGGAGCGCCGGGTCCGGCAGGGCGCGCTGGCCGCGCGGATGGTGAGCCGGGTGCGCGACGTCCGGCGGCGCGGCTCGGCTTCGCTGGATCTGTGCGCGGTGGCGGCCGGCTGGCTGGACGGGTTCTTCGAGCACGGCCTGCACCGCTGGGACTGGGCGGCGGCCGCGCTGGTGGCGCAGGAGGCCGGCGCGACCGTGCTGCTGCCGGGTGACGCCGCGGACCTGGGGGAGGACGCGACGTTCGCCGCCGCGCCGTCCGTGGCCGCGGACCTGCGCGCGGCGCTGGCCGCCTCCGGTGCGGCAGAGGTCTGA
- the ppgK gene encoding polyphosphate--glucose phosphotransferase → MTATRGFGIDIGGSGIKGALVDLERGELIGERHRIETPQPSTPDAVADVVAGILRVAQWDGPVGVTLPAVVKKGTAYTAANIDHKWIGTDAESLFAKRLGKGVEEVTMLNDADAAGLAEIRFGDPAASVGVTALLTFGTGIGSALFHDGKLVPNTEFGHLEVDGHDAEKRAAASVKDNEGLSYPEWAKRVHRYLSVLENLIAPDLFIVGGGVSKKAEKWVPLLDIRTPVAVASLQNNAGIVGAAAAAAESAGH, encoded by the coding sequence GTGACGGCGACCCGAGGCTTCGGAATCGACATCGGCGGCAGCGGGATCAAGGGCGCGCTGGTCGATTTGGAACGGGGAGAGCTCATCGGGGAGCGGCACCGGATCGAGACTCCGCAGCCGTCCACCCCGGACGCGGTGGCGGACGTGGTCGCCGGGATCCTCCGTGTGGCGCAGTGGGACGGGCCGGTCGGCGTCACGCTGCCCGCGGTCGTCAAGAAGGGCACCGCGTACACCGCGGCCAACATCGACCACAAGTGGATCGGCACCGACGCCGAGTCGCTGTTCGCGAAGCGGCTCGGCAAAGGCGTCGAAGAGGTCACGATGCTGAACGACGCGGACGCCGCCGGGCTCGCCGAGATCCGGTTCGGCGACCCGGCCGCCAGCGTCGGCGTGACCGCGCTGCTGACCTTCGGCACCGGCATCGGCAGCGCGCTGTTCCACGACGGCAAGCTCGTGCCGAACACCGAATTCGGCCACCTCGAGGTCGACGGGCACGACGCGGAGAAGCGCGCCGCCGCCTCCGTGAAGGACAACGAGGGGCTTTCCTATCCGGAGTGGGCCAAGCGGGTGCACCGGTACCTCTCGGTGCTGGAGAACCTGATCGCGCCGGATCTGTTCATCGTCGGCGGCGGGGTCAGCAAGAAGGCCGAGAAGTGGGTGCCGCTGCTGGACATCCGCACGCCGGTCGCGGTCGCGTCGTTGCAGAACAACGCGGGCATCGTCGGCGCCGCCGCGGCCGCCGCGGAGAGCGCCGGGCACTGA
- the cei gene encoding envelope integrity protein Cei, which translates to MASGNGSGSRDLRPYRKHRPLPALIVIGVLALGAVFVWVHAVVGRGDIDEAVRCTPEPTAPPGVTYTQVPHNGLDNRAPVPPDKVALKVLNASTTRGQGGIASTALRELGFTAIGDPGNDPAYPKGDARCRGQIRFGDNGAAAARTVSLVVPCAELVRDNRKDASVDLTTGKLFTDIQPRPEAVKVLKQLTAWSQSHQGGGSSEQSAGASAPVVDQTLLASARNVTC; encoded by the coding sequence GTGGCGTCGGGGAACGGGTCGGGAAGTCGTGATTTGCGGCCCTATCGCAAGCACCGGCCGCTGCCCGCGTTGATCGTGATCGGCGTGCTCGCGCTCGGCGCGGTGTTCGTGTGGGTGCACGCAGTGGTCGGCCGCGGCGACATCGACGAAGCAGTGCGCTGCACACCGGAGCCCACTGCCCCGCCCGGCGTCACGTACACCCAGGTGCCGCACAACGGCCTCGACAACCGCGCACCCGTTCCTCCGGACAAGGTCGCGCTGAAGGTGCTCAACGCGAGCACCACGCGCGGGCAGGGCGGCATCGCGTCGACCGCGCTGCGCGAACTCGGTTTCACCGCGATCGGCGACCCGGGCAACGACCCGGCGTACCCGAAGGGCGACGCGCGCTGCCGCGGCCAGATCCGCTTCGGCGATAACGGCGCCGCGGCCGCCCGCACGGTCAGCCTGGTCGTCCCGTGCGCGGAACTGGTCCGCGACAACCGCAAGGACGCCAGCGTCGACCTGACCACCGGCAAGCTCTTCACCGACATCCAGCCGCGGCCGGAGGCGGTCAAGGTGCTCAAGCAGCTCACCGCCTGGTCCCAGTCGCACCAGGGCGGCGGCAGCAGCGAGCAGTCGGCCGGGGCGAGCGCGCCGGTGGTCGACCAGACGCTGCTCGCATCGGCGCGCAACGTCACCTGCTGA
- a CDS encoding RNA polymerase sigma factor, translated as MAAARTATRSGTKTATAAGEPADEAATGAAKAPARKTAAKPAGAKKAPAKKAPAKKAAAKGSTDDGDPDGPVDLDDADLETPDLSDLEEVEVDVVDESVNDGTDDDDDDSDDSDDADEADSKEAGTDAAGATTAARRRAAASEKGGKSSDNPDFVWDEEESEALRQARKDAELTASADSVRAYLKQIGKVALLNAEEEVELAKRIEAGLYAAERVRTAEEEGEKLVTQMRRDLKWIVRDGERAKNHLLEANLRLVVSLAKRYTGRGMAFLDLIQEGNLGLIRAVEKFDYTKGYKFSTYATWWIRQAITRAMADQARTIRIPVHMVEVINKLGRIQRELLQDLGREPTPEELAKEMDISPEKVLEIQQYAREPISLDQTIGDEGDSQLGDFIEDSEAVVAVDAVSFTLLQDQLQSVLQTLSEREAGVVRLRFGLTDGQPRTLDEIGQVYGVTRERIRQIESKTMSKLRHPSRSQVLRDYLD; from the coding sequence GTGGCAGCCGCAAGAACCGCAACCCGAAGCGGGACGAAGACAGCGACCGCAGCCGGCGAGCCGGCCGACGAGGCAGCCACCGGAGCGGCGAAGGCCCCGGCGCGCAAGACCGCCGCCAAGCCGGCTGGCGCCAAGAAGGCACCGGCCAAGAAGGCACCGGCGAAGAAGGCCGCCGCCAAGGGCTCGACCGACGACGGCGATCCCGACGGCCCCGTCGATCTCGACGACGCCGACCTGGAGACCCCGGATCTGTCCGATCTCGAAGAGGTCGAGGTCGACGTGGTCGACGAGTCGGTCAACGACGGCACCGACGACGATGACGACGACTCCGACGACTCCGACGACGCGGACGAGGCCGACAGCAAGGAAGCGGGTACCGACGCGGCAGGCGCCACCACTGCTGCCCGTCGCCGCGCCGCCGCCTCGGAAAAGGGCGGCAAGTCCTCGGACAACCCGGACTTCGTGTGGGACGAGGAGGAGTCCGAGGCGCTGCGCCAGGCGCGCAAGGACGCCGAGCTCACCGCGTCGGCCGACTCGGTCCGCGCCTACCTCAAGCAGATCGGCAAGGTCGCGCTGCTCAACGCCGAGGAGGAGGTGGAGCTCGCCAAGCGGATCGAGGCCGGGCTCTACGCCGCCGAGCGCGTGCGCACCGCCGAAGAGGAGGGCGAGAAGCTCGTCACCCAGATGCGCCGCGACCTCAAGTGGATCGTGCGCGACGGCGAGCGGGCCAAGAACCACCTGCTGGAGGCGAACCTCCGGCTGGTCGTGTCGCTGGCCAAGCGCTACACCGGCCGCGGCATGGCGTTCCTGGACCTGATCCAGGAGGGCAACCTCGGCCTGATCCGCGCGGTGGAGAAGTTCGACTACACCAAGGGCTACAAGTTCTCCACGTACGCCACGTGGTGGATCCGCCAGGCGATCACCCGCGCGATGGCCGACCAGGCCCGCACCATCCGGATCCCGGTGCACATGGTCGAGGTCATCAACAAGCTCGGCCGCATACAGCGCGAACTCCTTCAGGACCTCGGCCGCGAGCCGACGCCCGAGGAGCTCGCCAAGGAGATGGACATCTCGCCGGAGAAGGTCCTGGAGATCCAGCAGTACGCGCGCGAGCCGATCTCGCTGGACCAGACCATCGGCGACGAGGGCGACTCGCAGCTCGGCGACTTCATCGAAGACTCCGAAGCGGTCGTCGCGGTGGACGCGGTGTCGTTCACGCTGCTGCAGGACCAGCTCCAGTCGGTACTGCAGACGCTGTCCGAGCGCGAGGCGGGCGTGGTCCGGCTGCGCTTCGGCCTCACCGACGGCCAGCCGCGCACCCTCGACGAGATCGGCCAGGTCTACGGCGTCACGCGCGAGCGGATCCGGCAGATCGAGTCGAAGACGATGTCGAAGCTGCGTCACCCGTCGCGTTCGCAGGTGCTGCGCGACTACCTGGACTGA